The Fuerstiella sp. genome contains the following window.
TCCTGCCTGAAACAGCCGGAGCTTCGCGGTTTACACTGAACCCTGCACAACAGCTGGCAAAGAATGCATTTGTGTCTCTGCAAACTCTGCAGGAACGGCTGGAAATTCAGAGGACGGAACGTAGTCGGCGCAATCCAACGGCAAAACCTGCTTTGGTCAACACGTTGCTGATTCATGATGAAGCCGCCAAGCGAACAGAAGGCACACTGAACGAGGCTGTGAGTGAAAGTGTGACGATGGCCGACTTCGGATTACGTGTGCGTGTCGACACGGGCCGCGGTTATCTTTCCGCCGAAACCGACCGAATGATTCTGGAACCGGCCGTTGCCGACAGTATCGTGACCACGGCGCGGCAGTTGGGCTTGAATACAGCTCCAACACTGGTTTATCTGATCAATGAGTTCGCTGCCGAAGATCGTGACCATCCTGATGAACGATATTCAATGTATACGATTGTCGCGGGGCTGCCGCATGATGCTGCTCCGCCTCTGGGGCCGATTGGCAACCGGCAACCGGCCGAAGATGAAATAATTTTGTCCGAATGGCTCAGCGATGACCTGAAGGTTGAAACAGGAGACAGAATTACGGCCCGCTGGCACGAAGTCGGCAGTCATGGAGAACTTCCTGAAGTCAAAAAAATATTCAGGGTTGCCGGGGTCATTCCTGCAGATGATTCGGTGAGTATCGACCGGGGACTGACTCCCACTATCCGCGGCGTCACGGATGTGGAATCATTCAGTGACTGGGATCAGCCGTTTGAAATGGAAACGAACCGGATCACAGGACGCGATGATGCATGGTGGGATGAACACCGGGCGACACCCAAGGCCTTTGTTTCACTGCAAACCGCACAGAATCTGTGGAGCAGTCGGTTTGGGTGGGTAACATCGATTCGAATTGCCGCCAGCATTCATCCGCTGCCGGAAGGTCGACTGCGGGTGATTGCTGATAAGCTTTCTGAGTTGGTTCCTTCTCAATGTGACCTGGCAGCAGTCGGCCTGGCTCCACTGGCCGTACTGGAGTCGGGCCTTCAGGCGGCGAACGGGGCCAATGACTTCACACAACTGTTTGGCGGGTTCAGTTTTTTCCTGATCCTGTCCGCCGTTATCCTCACCTCACTGATGTTTCGTCTGGGCATTCAGCAGCGCATCAGCCAGGCGGGTTTGCTGCATTCCGCCGGATGGACGCCTGGTGCTGTCCGCCGGTTTTTTCTGGGTGAAGGTCTGCTGGTTGCTCTGGCTGGTGCCGTGCTGGGATCCATGCTGGCCGTTGGCTTTGCAAAACTAATGGTTTACGGACTCACCACCTGGTGGATCGGAGCGATTGGTACACACGATCTGCTGCTTGAGATCCGATGGTTACGACTTTTGATTGCGGCAATAATCTCACTGGGCCTGGCCGCCGGCGTCATTCGAATGGCCGTGGCAGGGCTGCGCCGTTCATCTGTTCGGCAGCTATTGAGTGGAATGACTTCAGAAAGGCCAGGCCTCAGACGATCGGGTGGAATGAAACTGATCATGGTGGTGTCGTTACTCAGTGGAATCCTGTTGCCGGCCGTGTCTGCGGGGGGCCTGCTTCCCGGCGGTGAGGCTTTCGGTGGACTGACCTGGAACATGGTGGCGTTCTTTCTGGGGGGAAGTTCGTGTCTGACCGGGGGACTGATGCTGTTGCGTCACAGGTTGCAGGCCGTGGCGATGCCGGGTGACGAACGCACGATTAGAAGTCTGTCTGGTTTTGCAGTAGCCAACGCAGCACGCAGTCCTGGGCGAAGTTTGATGACGACCGCACTCATTGCCAGCGCGACATTTTTGATAGTGGCGGTGGCGGCCGGCCGGCGGAATCCTCAGTCGGAAACTCCGGACATCAAATCCGGAAACGGTGGTTTCCGACTTATTGCCGAATCATCCCAGCCTCTTTTGAAGGATATCAATTCACCGGAGGGTCGCGCTGCATTGAACCTTGAAGACTCGTATGTGCAAGCAGGGCTCGATGAAGTCTGTTCGATTTATTCTTTTGCTGTTCGTCCCGGTGAAGATGCCAGCTGTGTCAACCTGTATCAAACACACCTGCCAACGCTGCTCGGCGCATCCGGGCGATTTATCGATCGGGGGGGATTTCGATTTGCTGACACACCGGGAAAAAATCCATGGAGTCTGCTTCAGGACTCGCCGGATTCTTCCGGTGGACTGCCGCTGTATCCGGTGATTGGTGACATGAACACCCTGCGATACAGCCTGAAGAAGAACATCGGTGATGTGATTGCATTTCCCGACGATCAAAATCCGACTGCAAAGTTACAGGTTGTGGGAATGCTGGACGGCAGCCTGTTTCAGGGAGTGCTGCTGCTGACTCGTGAAAATCTGCAGAAACTGGATCCCGGGGTGACGGGATACCGATACTTTCTGGCAGAGACTCACTCCGCCGCACAGGCAGATGCGCTGGCCGGGCTGCTTGAGAGTCGATTGAATTCATCCGGAATGGATACCGAGTCTGTCGGAGACCGACTGACCGGATTCCTTGCGGTGCAGAATACCTACCTGGCCACATTTCAGTTGCTGGGTGGTTTGGGTCTGTTGGTGGGGATTTTCGGACTGGCTGTGGTGATGGTCCGAAATGTGGTGGAACGCCGCGGTGAGATTGCCATGTTGCGAGCGACCGGGTTTACCGGATTTCGCATCTGCCGACTGGTTCTGATTGAAAATTCATTGCTGCTGCTTTGGGGGATTCTGCTGGGGACTTCGTCCGCTTTGCTGGCGATGCTGCCACATCTGCGCAGCACAGGAGGTGATTTACCGTGGCAGTCACTCGGCATCACTCTTGCTGCGGTGGCAGTGACCGGCCTGCTGGCATCGATTGCGGCAGTGCGCAGTGCTCAGCAGGTGTCCATACGGGACAACCTGACTATTGAAACGTAACTGATCCGGAGACCGGAATCATTCGTCGTTTGCAGGGCCGTGGCGGGTGAGGAGTGATCGGGCCGGCGGAGAGATTCGTTTCCTGTTCCTGGGTGATTTATGAAACCGGAAATTGATCCTTCCGGCCGGTCTGCTTCTGTACGCCGGTTTCCCTGCGAACAGTGCAATGTTATCAGCCACGACCGACCAGTGGCATTTTTGTGGCCATCACTGTCATGAACTGTACGTTGGCGTTCAGCGGCAGGCCTGCCATATAGACTACAGCCTGGGCAACGTGTTCCACGTCCATCCGGGGTTCGACCATCATCGTTCCGTTCGGCTGAATCACACCGGAATCCATGCGTGCGGTCATTTCTGTTGCGGCGTTTCCGATATCAATCTGCCCGCAGGCAATATTGTACGCGCGACCGTCGAGCGACGTGGACTTTGTGAGACCCGTGATGGCGTGCTTGGTGGCCGTATAGGGAGACGAGAACGGCCTTGGTGCTGTCGCGGAAATTGACCCGTTATTGATGATACGTCCTCCCTGCGGATCCTGAGTCTTCATCACCCGGAACGCCTCGCGCGTACATAAAAAGGAACCTGTCAGATTCACCTCGACAACCTGTTGCCACTGTTCTGCGGTGAGGTCTTCCAGGGGAATGGCTGGCGCACCCATTCCTGCATTATTGAACACCACGTCCACACGGCCGAACATATCTGTGGTGCGTCCAAACAGTTGCTGTACTGAATTTTCGAGGGTTACATCTGTGGGGACTACCAGCACCGGAGCCGTTCCCGACAGTTCCCCGGTCTCCCGCAGCCGGTCCTCTTTTCTTCCTGCCAGAACAACGGCATAGCCCTCCCGGCACAAAGCCAGCGCTGCACTCCGACCAATGCCGCTTCCGGCGCCCGTTACGATGGCCACTTTTTTTTCAGTCATTTCAGGCAACTCTCTTTTCCATATGCTGATGCCGAGGAACGATCAAATCAGCCACGGACTCATCACCCATGACCAGCCGGTCACTCAACGCGTCCAGCCGATCCATTTCATCCTGAACCCGCGCAGTCGTGTCGGCAATCTGTTCCCGGCTCAGGTCAGAGCTTACCATGATTGGTACACCGGTAATGGCTACCAGCTTAGAGAATGGTTTGGGAATCATGATGTCGGACCAGCGGCCCGGAATTTTCCAGCATCGTGTGGCCTTCACCGTCACCGCGACAATCGGACGTCCCGTTCGCGCTGCGATGAATGTAATTCCATCCTTCATCTTATGACGTGGACCACGTGGTCCGTCGGGTGTAATGCAGATGTGCTGATCGGGGATTTCCAGCAGCTGTTTTGTCGCCTGAGCGCCTCCTCGACTTGTCGATCCGCGAATCGGACGAATGCCCAGAATTCCGATCAGATCGCTCAGGTAGGTTCCGTCCTCGTGGCGACTGATCAGGGTTGAGAGCGAATGGGCTTTGTGGCAGAACAGAGCGGCAAGAATGATGTCATGCCACAGGCAGAAACAGTAACGCACTGACCCCACCGGAGGGGCGTTGGTCATGGCACCTTTTTGGGCCACGCGAATATCAGTTCGTACCGTCAGGAACAGAATTCGCAGCAGCAGCACTGCGCTCCAGGCGATGATTTTGTGGACAGTTCGATTACGGATCTTCACGAGCGTCATCCATGCCGGAGGGAAGGATCTGAATCTAAATTTAGTAAATTGTATGTATGACGGCGATTCGGCGAAATCCCGGTTCCGGCCCTTTGTATGCAACCGACCTGTTCAACGTCAGATTCTCCGGGCTGTCCGGTCATTGTCTGTCGGTGATCGTCTGTTAACGGGATTTGAACGTTGGACCGCGAGATTTGCAGATTTCCCGGCTTATGAAGGGACTCAAACGTCCCACAACGTTGTTATATCGCAGGTCTCACGGTCCGGCAGAGACCGTGGCGTTCATCTGCTGACCGGGTTTCACCCGGTCAGGACGGGTTCTGTGTTTCCTCGGCTTCGGCACCGCGAACACGTTTGCGAACGTCGGTCTCAAGGGGGCCGAACGTTTGTTCGTGGCGGTTCAGCGCTGTGGCCACAGCGCTCAGAAGACGTTTTGCGCTAAAATGATTCATAATAATCCGCTGGTTGACCTTAACATTCACCTTACCTGCTGCATACGGATTAGGGTTGAGACCCAAATCCAGTATTAGCTCTTCGGGGGTACTGGCAACACGACAAAAATTGGCGTATCCGGCATGGACGTTGGAGTCATCAACCACAATTTCCTGAGTCGCCTGGGCAGGCTGGTCTGCCGATCGTTTTTCCTGACTTACTTCACTCACAGATGACACTCCCGCGTTTGAGCCCGTGGATTGAGATGTTCGTATGAAAAAAATGACACAGAATTCTGATGTTGAGGCGAATCTAACCGCAGACATCACACGAATCAACTTGTACATTTCAGATGTATTTCCATCGCCCGTGTGTTAGCCTTGTGCAGTTTTCCGGCAAGCGTTTTCCATCCTTTTGTATGCGCGCTGCCAATGCCTGTTCGATTTCTTCAAACTCTGCCCGTTTTTGTACTGCTGACCGCTGTCGCGTACGCTCAGGCTACGGAACAGGCCGGAGTTGATTTCGATAACGACCTGCAGCCGATTTTGACTCGGCGCGGGTGCAATCAGGGCGCCTGTCACGGGAAGGCACGCGGTCAGGGGGGCTTTCAGCTTTCTTTGCTTGGTTTTGATTCTGACTTTGACCACGAAGCGATTACCAGGGACGTTCGTGGTCGACGTGTTTTTCCAGGTGCACCCGATCGAAGCCTTCTGCTGATGAAACCAACCGGCCAGGTGCCGCACGGTGGCGGAGTTCGGCTGAAAGTCAACAGCCCGGAATACGAGCTGATACTGCAGTGGATTCGCCAGGGAGTGCCTCGCCGTGTGGATGCAGCACCTGGACTGACGTCATTCAGTCTCACACCGGATTCTGTCGTTTTGCGATACGGTCAACAGCAGTCACTGCAGACGATGGCACACTATGACGACGGCAGCACCCGTGATGTCACGTCACTTACTGTTTTTCAGTCCAACGAAGCTCCGATTGCGTCCGTCACAGAACACGGTCAGGTGACGGCCGGTTCCATCACCGGAAGCACCGCTGTCATGGCACGCTATCAGGGCAGAATTGCAACTTGCAGTGTTATTATTCCTAGACCGGAAGAAGTTCCGGCGGACGAATACGCGCGGCTCCCGGTCAATAACTTTATTGATGAACTGGTGTGGCGGCGTCTGCAGCTGCTGAACATCACGCCTTCGCGGATTTGTGAGGACCATGTCTTTCTGAGGCGGGCAACCACAGACATCTGCGGTCGGATTCCCAAACCACAGGAAGTCCAGGCCTTTCTGGAAGATCCTTCCGCGGACAAGCGTCGCAAACTGGTGGGTCGTTTGCTGCGTGAGCCGGATTTTGCCGATCACTGGGCCAACAAATGGATGGATCTGCTGAGACCCAATCCCTACCACGTTGGGATCAAGACGGTCATGAGCTATGACCGGTGGATACGAGAACGCTTTCATCAGAGGATGCCGTGGGATGAGTTCGTTCGGGAACTGATCACGGCTCGGGGTGGAACGTGGCGGAATGGGGCGGTCACGCTTTTTCGCGATCGTCGGACGCCGGATGAAATCACCACACTCGTCAGTCAGCTGTTTGTGGGAGTTCGGCTTGAATGCTGCAAGTGTCATCATCACCCGTTTGAAAAATGGGGGCAGGATGATTTTTTTGGCTTTGCGGCCTACTTTGGAAGGCTGGGACGTAAAGGGTCAGGGATCTCCGCGCCAATCTCCGGATCAGAAGAATTTATCTTTGCAGGTAAAACCGGGAGTGTGTCGCATCCCGTCACCGGAAAGATCATGGCACCGAAGCCCCTGTTTGGCGAAGCAGCAGTCACAGCGAATACCGTTGATCCCCGTGAGGTTCTGGTGGAATGGATGACGTCACCGGAAAATCATCTGTTTCCTCAGGTGATGGCCAATCGTGTCTGGGCTGACCTGATGGGGCGAGGCCTTGTCGAACCGGTGGATGATTTCCGGGCGACAAACCCGGCTACGAATCAGCCGCTGCTGGATGCTCTCGGTGAAAGCTTTCGTGATAGCGGATTTTCAATGACGGAGCTCATCAGGGCCATTGTTTGCTCACATGTGTATCAGCTGGATTCTCTGCCAAACGAACGTAATGTGGCTGATACACGCAATTATTCGCGTCACTATCGGCATCGGCTGCGCGCCGAAGTTCTGCTGGATGCGTTTGTTGATATTTCGGGGGTCGCCCGGTCATTTGACGCAATGCCGCCTGGAACGAAGGCAAAGCAGATCTGGACCCACCGTACGACATCACTGTTTCTGGATACATTCGGACGTCCGGATCCCAATCAGGATCCACCGTGTGAAAGGACAAAAGAATCGGCAGTTGTCCAGACTTTGCATCTGATGAACTCTGAACAGATGTTTCAGGACATCCGGAATGATGAAGGTCATGCGGCTCGTCTGGCGGCTTCGGGAGTGAGTGCATCAGAACTGGCCGAAACGCTGTACCGAATGATCTATGCACGCGGGCCAACATACGAAGAGACGCAGCTGGTGATCGATGTCCTCAGTGAGGAAAACGTCGATCGACGCCGGTCCGTTGAAGATCTGATGTGGGCCATGATCAATACGCCCGAATTTGTATTTCAAAACTAACGGCTATCAGGCTTCGGACGGCGCCGGTGTCATGTTTCAGAGGGATTATACGGACAAGAGAAGGTGACAAACAGGAACTGCCTCTGTGACGGCGCTGTGACGATCCTGAAAATCGTTGATACAGCTGCCCCTTCGCAGCTTGTTTTCCATCCTGCTGACGGGACAGATGTGGCGTTTTGCGGTACAGGGCAATACACTAAGAGGCGTTCAGTGTACTCAAGGTCGTCACCTGATTGTTCTGACCTTGTTGCAGGATACACGGCAGACACACTGAACGGTGCTGCACCGTCGCTGACGGAAGGATTTCAACATGGCACTCCGGAAAAACTGCGAAGGTACCACTCGTCGAGACTGTCTTCAGTTTGGCATTGGTGGACTGCTGGGCGGCAGCCTGATCAATACGCTGCGCGTTCGGGGTGAGTCGGCCGGTGTGTCCGGGGGACCTAAACCGACCGCGGACCACGTGATTTTAATCTGGATGGATGGTGGGCCAACTCACTTTGAAACATTTGATCCCAAGCCGGATGCTCCGGCCGAGTTTCGCGGGGAGTTCGGATACGTTAAGACATCGGTTCCGGGCGTTTTGTATTCAGAACACATGGTCAGACTGGCTGCAGGTCTGGACGACTGCGCCATGATCCGATCGATTCGACACAGTCATGGAAATCACGGTGCCGGTAACCACTATATGATGACCGGGGCACCAACACGAATCCCGGTTGGTTGTGGAGCGTTCGTCAGTTTTCATCCGAGTATGGGTTCGGTCATTGCCAAAGAGCGAGGCAAAGACAACGGATTGCCTCCGTATTTCACCACGCCGCGCATGTCACGATCCGGCGGCCCCAGTTTTCTTGGCGCAAAACACGCTCCGTTCGTTGTTCCGGATAATCCGAACACCGAAAAATTCAAAGTACGGGACGTCGCCCTGCCACGTGACCTGGCGGTCAATCGGTTTGATCGACGAACGGATCTGAGGTCCAAAATTGATAAACTGGTCCGACTCAACTCTGAAGTGGCCGGAGATCCTGTGGCAGCGTTTGATGAGTATCAGGAACAGGGATACAGCCTGGTCACATCTCCGCGTGCTCAACAGGCCTTTGATATTTCAAAGGAATCCGGTTCGATGCGCGAACGTTACGGTCGTAATGAATTCGGCCAGCGCTGCCTGCTGGCTCGTCGGCTGGTGGAGGCCGGTGTTCCCTTCATTACCGTATATGATGGTGGCTGGGACAGTCACCGAAACCTGTTTGGCTCTTTGGGCAAACGTTTGCCGAACTGGGATAATTCTGTTGCCACTCTGATTCAGGACCTGAAAGAACGGGGACTTCTCGACACAACGCTGGTCATAGCGATGGGTGAGTTCGGTCGCACTCCAAGAATCTCGACGTTATCCGGTACCAGTTCTCCGGGGCGCGATCACTGGGCGAATGCGATGTCGGTTCTCATGGCCGGTGGGGGAACACCCGGTGGAACCGTTGTTGGTTCAACCGACCGCAAGGGGTATGCGGCGCTTGATCGCGTCCTGTCACCAGAGAATCTGATGTCGACGATCTATCACAAAATGGGGATCGATCCAGGGCAGATTCTGTACACACCGGATGGTCGGCCAGTGCATCTCGTCAGCGATCCTGCGCCGATCAGTGAGCTGATTTGATGACGCACCGTATTCGGTCGCGTCAGTGGTCACGCCGACTGCTGATCGGAACCGCAATTCTGGGGATTGCGGCAACTGGAGCGTCCGCTGCAGACGCTCCGAATATTGATCGGCTGTATCCTGCCGGCGGTCAGCTTGGAACGAGTGTCAATATTCAGCTTGGGGGCAAGCCCGGTGATGAGAGTCTGCGAAGCTGGTCCGATTCGGGACAGCTACAGATCACCATCGCAGAAGACAAAAAATTTGCCACGATTGTGATCCCGGAAGATGCGCAGCCCGGAGTGCACTGGCTGCGGTTTTTTAATGCTTCCGGTGCGTCGGTTCTCAGGCCGTTCATCGTCGGCCATATCGCCGAAACGGTTGAGGAAGAATCCAACGATCTCCTGGATCAGGCCGATAAAATCAGCGATGACGCGGTAACCATCAACGGAGTGCTCAGTCAGGCAGGTGATGTGGACATCTGCCGAATTCGGGTGCCTGCCGGCCGAACACTCGTTGCATCGATGCAGGCCAACGGAGAACTGGGTTCTCCCATGGATGCGAGTCTGCAGCTGCTGAACGAAGCCGGAACCGTGATTGCTCAGAACGATGACGATCACGGAATGGATCCTCAAATCGCCTTCACCGTCCAAAAGGAAGGTTTTTTTTATATTCGGACATTTGCATTTCCATCGACACCGAACAGTACTGTCAAACTGGCCGGTGCAGAGAATTACGTCTATCGACTCACTTTGACCCATGGTCCGTTTATCGACCACATTCTGCCGGCCGTGGTCGATCATCGATCGGGGTCGGCCGTCACCGTGTGCGGATGGAATCTGACTGAACAGCTGCAGACTGCCGGTCTCACTGCGTTCGGCGGACAACAAACGTATTTTGGACGTGAATTCGCCCTGCCGCACAATGTGTATGGCGTCAAACATTCGAGTTACGTGGAGTCAGCAGAGTCGCGGGCGATGGCTGTGAATTCTTCCATCACCGGCCGGATTGCCGTTCCGGATGAAAAAGATGTGTACACACTGCCGGGAGTCAAAGATCAGAAGCTCGTTGTGAGTGTTCAGGCACGAGCGTTTCATTCATTGCTGGATCCCGTGTTAATGATCACTGCGGCGGACGGCCGTGTTTTGGCGGAAGCTGATGATGGTGGTGCCGCGACCTACGATTCAGAAACCAACATCACTGTACCGACGGACGGTCTGCTGAAATTTTCCGTGGAGGATCGATTTGGAGACGGTGGATTTCGGTATTTCTATACGCTGACCTGTGCGATTCCGCAGCCGGCGTTCTCTGCAACGCTCAGTGCGAATCAGTACCTGATCAACAATAGCGAAGCGGTTGAGGTTCCGGTGACGATCACCCGAACGAATGGTTATGCGGAACGTCTGACCGTTTCAGTCGAACGGCTGCCTGAGGGAGTGACGGCAGAACCGGCGTTTTCAGAAAAGGACGGTGACAGTTCCAAAGCCGTTACACTCAAGCTGATTCGTGATGAGAACGCACCGCCATTTTGCGGTCCGATTCAGGTGTTGTGTCAGGCTGCAGGCAGCAACCATCCCCGGTCGGCAACGGCGGCCATTGAGAATTCAACAGCAACAACGTCGGATATCTGGCTGACGGTCATGCCGGGGGAAGAAACGCTTTCGGAAGACGGTGGATAACTCCGGGGGGAGATTTCCTGCGGTCATCTTTCAGGCACTGATCGCCTGGAACTGCCC
Protein-coding sequences here:
- a CDS encoding ABC transporter permease, which gives rise to MVSPVLRSTLYYRRVNIVVALAVAISTAAIGGAMIVGDSVRHSLREMTRQRLGKVTHVIHGRFVREQLASDIAKHSGAQVAPAVMVSAGLELHQGTETRRAGSVTVTGVGERAWNLLEAAGISVPADNEIVLGFRTARELHARSGDSVSVWVELPSAIPRDSLLGEREEISAELQFVVRDILPETAGASRFTLNPAQQLAKNAFVSLQTLQERLEIQRTERSRRNPTAKPALVNTLLIHDEAAKRTEGTLNEAVSESVTMADFGLRVRVDTGRGYLSAETDRMILEPAVADSIVTTARQLGLNTAPTLVYLINEFAAEDRDHPDERYSMYTIVAGLPHDAAPPLGPIGNRQPAEDEIILSEWLSDDLKVETGDRITARWHEVGSHGELPEVKKIFRVAGVIPADDSVSIDRGLTPTIRGVTDVESFSDWDQPFEMETNRITGRDDAWWDEHRATPKAFVSLQTAQNLWSSRFGWVTSIRIAASIHPLPEGRLRVIADKLSELVPSQCDLAAVGLAPLAVLESGLQAANGANDFTQLFGGFSFFLILSAVILTSLMFRLGIQQRISQAGLLHSAGWTPGAVRRFFLGEGLLVALAGAVLGSMLAVGFAKLMVYGLTTWWIGAIGTHDLLLEIRWLRLLIAAIISLGLAAGVIRMAVAGLRRSSVRQLLSGMTSERPGLRRSGGMKLIMVVSLLSGILLPAVSAGGLLPGGEAFGGLTWNMVAFFLGGSSCLTGGLMLLRHRLQAVAMPGDERTIRSLSGFAVANAARSPGRSLMTTALIASATFLIVAVAAGRRNPQSETPDIKSGNGGFRLIAESSQPLLKDINSPEGRAALNLEDSYVQAGLDEVCSIYSFAVRPGEDASCVNLYQTHLPTLLGASGRFIDRGGFRFADTPGKNPWSLLQDSPDSSGGLPLYPVIGDMNTLRYSLKKNIGDVIAFPDDQNPTAKLQVVGMLDGSLFQGVLLLTRENLQKLDPGVTGYRYFLAETHSAAQADALAGLLESRLNSSGMDTESVGDRLTGFLAVQNTYLATFQLLGGLGLLVGIFGLAVVMVRNVVERRGEIAMLRATGFTGFRICRLVLIENSLLLLWGILLGTSSALLAMLPHLRSTGGDLPWQSLGITLAAVAVTGLLASIAAVRSAQQVSIRDNLTIET
- a CDS encoding SDR family oxidoreductase: MTEKKVAIVTGAGSGIGRSAALALCREGYAVVLAGRKEDRLRETGELSGTAPVLVVPTDVTLENSVQQLFGRTTDMFGRVDVVFNNAGMGAPAIPLEDLTAEQWQQVVEVNLTGSFLCTREAFRVMKTQDPQGGRIINNGSISATAPRPFSSPYTATKHAITGLTKSTSLDGRAYNIACGQIDIGNAATEMTARMDSGVIQPNGTMMVEPRMDVEHVAQAVVYMAGLPLNANVQFMTVMATKMPLVGRG
- a CDS encoding lysophospholipid acyltransferase family protein; translated protein: MKIRNRTVHKIIAWSAVLLLRILFLTVRTDIRVAQKGAMTNAPPVGSVRYCFCLWHDIILAALFCHKAHSLSTLISRHEDGTYLSDLIGILGIRPIRGSTSRGGAQATKQLLEIPDQHICITPDGPRGPRHKMKDGITFIAARTGRPIVAVTVKATRCWKIPGRWSDIMIPKPFSKLVAITGVPIMVSSDLSREQIADTTARVQDEMDRLDALSDRLVMGDESVADLIVPRHQHMEKRVA
- a CDS encoding DUF3467 domain-containing protein, producing the protein MSEVSQEKRSADQPAQATQEIVVDDSNVHAGYANFCRVASTPEELILDLGLNPNPYAAGKVNVKVNQRIIMNHFSAKRLLSAVATALNRHEQTFGPLETDVRKRVRGAEAEETQNPS
- a CDS encoding DUF1549 and DUF1553 domain-containing protein, which translates into the protein MPVRFLQTLPVFVLLTAVAYAQATEQAGVDFDNDLQPILTRRGCNQGACHGKARGQGGFQLSLLGFDSDFDHEAITRDVRGRRVFPGAPDRSLLLMKPTGQVPHGGGVRLKVNSPEYELILQWIRQGVPRRVDAAPGLTSFSLTPDSVVLRYGQQQSLQTMAHYDDGSTRDVTSLTVFQSNEAPIASVTEHGQVTAGSITGSTAVMARYQGRIATCSVIIPRPEEVPADEYARLPVNNFIDELVWRRLQLLNITPSRICEDHVFLRRATTDICGRIPKPQEVQAFLEDPSADKRRKLVGRLLREPDFADHWANKWMDLLRPNPYHVGIKTVMSYDRWIRERFHQRMPWDEFVRELITARGGTWRNGAVTLFRDRRTPDEITTLVSQLFVGVRLECCKCHHHPFEKWGQDDFFGFAAYFGRLGRKGSGISAPISGSEEFIFAGKTGSVSHPVTGKIMAPKPLFGEAAVTANTVDPREVLVEWMTSPENHLFPQVMANRVWADLMGRGLVEPVDDFRATNPATNQPLLDALGESFRDSGFSMTELIRAIVCSHVYQLDSLPNERNVADTRNYSRHYRHRLRAEVLLDAFVDISGVARSFDAMPPGTKAKQIWTHRTTSLFLDTFGRPDPNQDPPCERTKESAVVQTLHLMNSEQMFQDIRNDEGHAARLAASGVSASELAETLYRMIYARGPTYEETQLVIDVLSEENVDRRRSVEDLMWAMINTPEFVFQN
- a CDS encoding DUF1501 domain-containing protein, with the translated sequence MALRKNCEGTTRRDCLQFGIGGLLGGSLINTLRVRGESAGVSGGPKPTADHVILIWMDGGPTHFETFDPKPDAPAEFRGEFGYVKTSVPGVLYSEHMVRLAAGLDDCAMIRSIRHSHGNHGAGNHYMMTGAPTRIPVGCGAFVSFHPSMGSVIAKERGKDNGLPPYFTTPRMSRSGGPSFLGAKHAPFVVPDNPNTEKFKVRDVALPRDLAVNRFDRRTDLRSKIDKLVRLNSEVAGDPVAAFDEYQEQGYSLVTSPRAQQAFDISKESGSMRERYGRNEFGQRCLLARRLVEAGVPFITVYDGGWDSHRNLFGSLGKRLPNWDNSVATLIQDLKERGLLDTTLVIAMGEFGRTPRISTLSGTSSPGRDHWANAMSVLMAGGGTPGGTVVGSTDRKGYAALDRVLSPENLMSTIYHKMGIDPGQILYTPDGRPVHLVSDPAPISELI